A single window of Hymenobacter sp. APR13 DNA harbors:
- the lysS gene encoding lysine--tRNA ligase codes for MQHLSEQEIIRRQKLEELQKLGIEPYPSELFDVNFYAQEIHDNYHPELNNFQDVSLAGRLMSIRVKGKASFAELQDASGRIQLYINRDEICPGEDKELYNTVFKKLLDLGDFVGVKGHVFKTMVGETSIHVTGLTVLSKSLRPLPVVKERTDEATGEKVTYDAFTDPEQRYRQRYVDLVVNPHVREAFIKRTQLVQAMRNYLNDKGYLEVETPILQPLYGGAAARPFKTHHNTLDMTLYLRIANELYLKRLIVGGFDGVYEFSKDFRNEGMSRFHNPEFTQMELYVAYKDYYWMMDLVEEMVEQVALALHGKTEVQVGENLINFQRPWKRFTMAESIEHFTGFNIDGKSEDELRAAAKELKVGLDPSMGKAKIIDEIFGEHVEPKLIQPTFITDYPVEMSPLAKKHRSKPGLVERFEAICNGKEICNAFSELNDPIDQRARFEEQLELGKRGDTEAMVLDEDFLRALEYGMPPTAGLGIGIDRLSMIMTNSNSIQDVLFFPQMKPENTKSENAPHA; via the coding sequence ATGCAGCACCTCAGCGAACAGGAAATCATACGCCGCCAGAAGCTCGAAGAACTTCAGAAGCTGGGCATTGAGCCATATCCGTCCGAGCTGTTTGACGTGAATTTCTACGCACAGGAAATCCACGACAACTATCACCCTGAGCTCAACAACTTCCAGGATGTAAGCCTGGCAGGCCGGCTGATGTCGATTCGGGTGAAGGGCAAGGCTTCCTTCGCAGAGTTGCAGGACGCTTCGGGCCGCATCCAGCTCTACATCAACCGCGACGAGATATGCCCCGGCGAAGACAAGGAGCTCTACAACACAGTATTCAAGAAGCTGCTGGATCTGGGCGACTTCGTGGGCGTGAAAGGCCACGTGTTTAAAACGATGGTGGGCGAAACCTCCATCCACGTGACGGGCCTGACGGTGCTCAGCAAGAGCCTGCGCCCGCTGCCCGTGGTGAAGGAGCGCACCGACGAGGCCACCGGCGAGAAAGTAACCTACGACGCTTTCACCGACCCCGAGCAGCGCTACCGCCAGCGGTACGTGGATTTGGTGGTGAACCCGCACGTGCGCGAAGCCTTCATCAAGCGCACCCAGCTGGTGCAGGCCATGCGCAACTACCTCAACGACAAGGGCTATCTGGAGGTGGAAACCCCCATCCTACAGCCGCTGTACGGCGGCGCAGCCGCCCGCCCCTTCAAAACGCACCACAACACGCTGGACATGACGCTGTATCTGCGCATTGCCAACGAGCTGTACCTGAAGCGCCTGATTGTGGGCGGCTTCGATGGGGTGTATGAGTTCAGCAAGGACTTCCGCAACGAGGGCATGTCGCGCTTCCACAACCCCGAGTTCACCCAGATGGAGCTGTACGTAGCGTACAAGGACTATTACTGGATGATGGACCTGGTGGAGGAAATGGTGGAGCAGGTAGCCTTGGCGCTGCACGGCAAAACCGAAGTGCAGGTAGGCGAAAACCTCATCAACTTCCAGCGCCCCTGGAAGCGCTTCACCATGGCCGAGTCCATTGAGCACTTCACGGGCTTCAACATTGATGGCAAGAGCGAGGACGAGCTGCGCGCGGCCGCCAAGGAACTGAAAGTAGGCCTCGACCCGAGCATGGGCAAAGCCAAAATCATCGACGAAATCTTCGGCGAGCATGTGGAGCCCAAGCTAATCCAGCCCACGTTCATCACCGACTATCCGGTGGAGATGTCGCCGCTGGCCAAAAAGCACCGCAGCAAGCCGGGCTTAGTGGAGCGGTTCGAGGCCATCTGCAACGGCAAGGAAATATGCAATGCCTTCTCCGAGCTCAACGACCCCATCGACCAGCGCGCCCGCTTCGAGGAGCAGCTGGAGCTGGGCAAGCGCGGCGACACCGAGGCCATGGTGCTCGATGAGGACTTCCTGCGCGCCCTGGAGTACGGCATGCCGCCCACGGCCGGCCTCGGCATCGGCATCGACCGCCTGAGCATGATCATGACCAACTCCAACTCCATCCAGGACGTGCTGTTTTTCCCGCAGATGAAGCCGGAAAACACCAAGTCGGAAAACGCTCCGCACGCGTAG
- a CDS encoding YtxH domain-containing protein has protein sequence MQDTKGKVIFSLLAGATAGIVTGLLLAPETGDETRSGLKKSASKLGEDLSKLFKGGLSRFGAAGTPAAHNPQHQADRSAADQLLNSLSSATKAPATPDPVEDNDSDYDGIGSDTRHSAGYGRPK, from the coding sequence ATGCAAGACACGAAAGGCAAAGTAATTTTCTCGCTGCTGGCAGGCGCCACGGCAGGCATCGTGACGGGCCTGCTACTGGCGCCCGAAACCGGCGACGAAACCCGCAGCGGCCTCAAGAAGTCGGCCTCCAAGCTGGGCGAAGACCTGAGCAAGCTGTTCAAAGGTGGCCTGAGCCGCTTTGGCGCCGCCGGCACGCCCGCTGCCCACAACCCGCAGCACCAGGCCGACCGCTCCGCCGCCGACCAGCTGCTGAACTCGCTCAGCAGCGCCACCAAGGCCCCCGCCACCCCCGACCCGGTAGAGGACAACGACTCCGACTACGACGGCATCGGCAGCGACACGCGCCATTCGGCAGGCTACGGCCGCCCGAAATAA
- a CDS encoding YtxH domain-containing protein, with protein sequence MSYHEEDNSGKILLAALAGAGAGIIAGLLMAPDKGKATREKLGSAATKYSGQFGEQLSKYGEELDAKFKGYVEKLEDLGLTGAGSSLKLKGDWNASKGKLKQQYAQLTDEDLDYTEGKGDELVGRLQNKLGKAKNEVVKMLNDL encoded by the coding sequence ATGTCGTATCACGAAGAAGACAACTCCGGCAAAATTCTCCTCGCTGCTTTGGCTGGTGCCGGTGCTGGCATCATTGCTGGCCTGCTCATGGCCCCCGATAAAGGCAAAGCCACTCGCGAAAAGCTGGGCAGCGCTGCCACCAAATACAGCGGCCAATTCGGCGAGCAGCTGTCGAAGTACGGCGAAGAGCTGGATGCCAAGTTCAAAGGCTACGTTGAGAAACTGGAAGACCTGGGCCTGACCGGCGCTGGTAGCAGCCTGAAGCTGAAAGGCGACTGGAATGCTTCGAAAGGCAAGCTGAAGCAGCAGTACGCTCAGCTGACCGACGAAGATCTGGACTACACCGAAGGCAAAGGCGACGAACTGGTTGGCCGTCTGCAGAACAAGCTCGGCAAAGCCAAAAATGAAGTAGTGAAAATGCTGAACGACCTGTAG
- a CDS encoding Kazal-type serine protease inhibitor domain-containing protein translates to MKTILPLLLLLAGACQRTTPPAASACIDPAKIRKDAMCTMQYDPVCGCDGQTYANACTATNAGVTSFTPGPCATTPSTPTPR, encoded by the coding sequence ATGAAAACGATTCTCCCATTACTGCTGCTACTGGCTGGCGCCTGCCAGCGGACCACCCCACCAGCTGCCAGCGCCTGCATCGATCCGGCCAAGATCCGCAAAGATGCCATGTGCACCATGCAATACGACCCCGTGTGCGGCTGCGACGGCCAGACCTACGCCAACGCCTGCACGGCCACCAACGCGGGCGTCACGAGCTTTACGCCCGGCCCCTGCGCTACCACCCCCTCCACCCCTACTCCCCGCTAG
- a CDS encoding cupin domain-containing protein has product MSSEKRYFRQQNPFIVPTTDGKLIEEHIGQASTGTSQYSVAHMVAPPQWSEPHQRPEFDEVTIVVRGRKRFEIDGDVVELGAGESLLIKAGARVRYSNPFEAECEYWSVCVPAFSPATVHREEE; this is encoded by the coding sequence ATGTCTTCTGAAAAACGCTATTTCCGCCAGCAAAACCCTTTCATCGTGCCTACCACCGATGGCAAGCTCATTGAGGAGCACATCGGGCAGGCCAGCACCGGCACCAGCCAATACAGCGTGGCGCACATGGTGGCTCCGCCGCAGTGGAGCGAGCCGCACCAGCGCCCCGAGTTCGACGAGGTGACCATTGTGGTGCGGGGCCGCAAGCGGTTCGAGATTGACGGCGACGTGGTGGAGCTGGGCGCCGGCGAGTCGCTGCTGATTAAGGCGGGGGCGCGGGTGCGCTACTCCAACCCGTTTGAGGCCGAGTGCGAGTACTGGTCGGTGTGCGTGCCGGCTTTCTCGCCCGCCACGGTGCACCGCGAGGAAGAATAG
- a CDS encoding dienelactone hydrolase family protein, translating to MDQRIINLFDEYTHAPLSRKEFMERLLKLTGGTALAAAALAALEPGYAQAAGLPQKNDELLMEDVTWPGAEGVTMKGYLVHPKAKKKRGAVVVIHENRGLTPHIKDVTRRVAEAGYLALGVDALSVFGGTPANEDEGRALIGKLDPKQNLQNYLAGLAYLRRHPESNGRTGCVGFCWGGAMANKLAIADPSLNAAVAYYGTQPPVSDVLSIKARLLLHYAGLDERVNAGKDAYAAALTAAGIKFDQYVYEGVNHAFNNDSSPARYNAEAAKLAWDRTLKLFKEQLG from the coding sequence ATGGACCAGCGCATTATCAACCTGTTCGACGAATACACGCACGCGCCGCTCAGCCGCAAGGAGTTTATGGAGCGCCTGCTGAAGCTGACCGGCGGCACGGCCCTGGCGGCAGCGGCCTTGGCGGCGCTGGAGCCCGGCTACGCGCAAGCCGCCGGCCTGCCCCAGAAGAACGATGAGCTGCTGATGGAAGACGTGACCTGGCCCGGTGCCGAGGGCGTGACCATGAAAGGTTACCTGGTGCACCCTAAGGCCAAGAAAAAGCGCGGGGCCGTGGTGGTGATTCATGAAAACCGGGGCCTGACGCCGCACATCAAGGACGTGACGCGCCGCGTGGCAGAGGCAGGCTACCTGGCGCTGGGCGTGGATGCGCTGTCGGTATTCGGGGGCACGCCGGCCAACGAAGACGAGGGCCGCGCGCTCATCGGCAAGCTCGACCCGAAGCAGAATCTGCAGAACTACCTTGCCGGGCTGGCCTACCTGCGCCGCCACCCTGAAAGCAACGGCCGCACCGGCTGCGTGGGCTTTTGCTGGGGCGGAGCCATGGCCAACAAGCTGGCTATTGCCGACCCGTCCCTCAACGCCGCCGTGGCCTACTACGGCACCCAGCCGCCCGTTTCTGATGTGCTGAGCATCAAGGCGCGTCTGCTGCTGCACTACGCCGGCCTCGATGAGCGGGTAAACGCCGGCAAGGACGCCTACGCGGCAGCCCTCACGGCCGCCGGCATCAAGTTCGACCAGTACGTATATGAAGGCGTCAACCACGCATTCAACAACGACTCCTCCCCCGCTCGCTACAACGCCGAAGCCGCCAAGCTGGCCTGGGACCGGACTCTCAAGCTCTTCAAAGAACAGTTGGGGTGA
- a CDS encoding IS5 family transposase, with amino-acid sequence MQQKRYSSDITERQWAKLAPLFVVQRTSKWPLRAVVNGIFYVLKNGCVWRDVPADFPPWPTVYYYFTKWSADGTWQRISTCLTVEVRERAKKTAQPTAAILDSQSVKNTATSTRHVGYDAGKRTKGRKRFFLVDTLGNLLACCVVGANCHDGATAARLWDALAVGNELLDRLQTVFVDGGFGRRFRQHLAQRGLQAQVPRGVVVDKGRFFIHARRWVVERSIAWAGTNRRLAKDYERKTQHATAWLCLANIRRLTKLT; translated from the coding sequence ATGCAACAGAAGCGGTACAGCTCGGATATAACGGAACGGCAATGGGCGAAACTGGCCCCGCTTTTTGTGGTGCAGCGCACCAGTAAGTGGCCGCTGCGGGCGGTAGTCAATGGCATCTTCTACGTGCTCAAGAACGGGTGTGTATGGCGCGACGTACCGGCGGACTTTCCCCCTTGGCCTACGGTGTACTACTATTTTACCAAGTGGAGTGCGGATGGTACGTGGCAACGCATCAGCACCTGCCTGACGGTGGAGGTGCGCGAACGGGCAAAAAAAACCGCCCAGCCCACGGCCGCTATCCTCGACAGCCAAAGCGTGAAGAACACGGCTACCAGCACGCGCCATGTGGGCTACGACGCGGGCAAACGAACGAAGGGGCGCAAGCGCTTTTTCCTCGTGGACACGTTAGGCAACCTGCTGGCTTGCTGCGTGGTCGGGGCGAACTGCCACGACGGGGCCACCGCCGCCCGGCTGTGGGACGCGCTGGCGGTGGGCAACGAGCTACTCGACCGGCTGCAGACCGTGTTCGTGGACGGCGGCTTTGGTCGCCGCTTTCGCCAGCACTTGGCCCAACGCGGCCTGCAAGCTCAGGTGCCCAGGGGCGTAGTCGTGGATAAAGGCCGGTTTTTCATCCATGCTAGGCGCTGGGTGGTCGAACGTAGCATTGCCTGGGCCGGCACCAACCGCCGCTTAGCCAAAGACTACGAACGAAAAACCCAACACGCCACAGCTTGGCTCTGCCTGGCAAACATCCGACGACTTACCAAGCTAACTTAA
- a CDS encoding carbohydrate-binding protein has product MKHAFTSLLGAAALCVLGSFTSQAQNYQQVWADEFTSGISSNWVFETGGGGWGNNEKQYYQRANATVANGILQITARKENVGGYPYTSSRMKTQGTKEFKYGKIEARMKLPLGQGLWPAFWMLGSNISTVSWPACGEIDVMEHINAENKVYGTVHWDSNGHAEYGGNIITSPDAYHVYTVEWEPTYIRWFVDGVKYHEINISNNAGGTEEFQRPFFLLLNLAVAGNWPGQTVDESKLPATMYVDYVRVYQKTTAAISKTIQAESYSAMNGVQLETTTDAGGGQNVAYVDAGDWLAYNSVNFPTSGNYLLEYRVASPSGGTLSSDLNAGAVQLGNTAIPATGGWQNWTTVSRTVYVNAGTYNFGVFAQTAGWNLNWIRITPAGSARAATIMAMNTGTTSADLAAYPNPYVAGPLTIQLPNQSLATPSQVQILDAKGRTVWQTTAFGATVQVNNGLQLSSGLYLIQIVNATGKATQKLVVQ; this is encoded by the coding sequence ATGAAACACGCGTTTACCTCCCTGCTAGGAGCCGCCGCTTTGTGCGTACTCGGTTCCTTTACCTCCCAGGCCCAAAACTACCAGCAGGTCTGGGCCGATGAATTTACCTCTGGCATAAGCTCTAATTGGGTGTTTGAAACCGGCGGCGGCGGCTGGGGCAACAACGAGAAGCAGTATTACCAACGCGCCAATGCCACCGTTGCCAACGGCATCCTGCAGATTACGGCCCGCAAGGAAAACGTGGGCGGCTACCCGTACACTTCCTCCCGCATGAAAACGCAGGGCACCAAGGAGTTCAAGTACGGCAAAATTGAGGCCCGCATGAAACTCCCTTTGGGCCAGGGCCTGTGGCCGGCGTTCTGGATGCTGGGCAGCAACATCAGCACGGTGAGCTGGCCAGCCTGTGGCGAAATCGACGTGATGGAGCACATCAACGCCGAAAACAAGGTGTATGGCACTGTGCACTGGGACAGCAACGGCCACGCCGAGTACGGCGGTAACATCATCACCTCCCCCGATGCGTACCACGTGTACACCGTGGAGTGGGAGCCCACCTACATCCGCTGGTTTGTGGATGGCGTGAAGTACCACGAAATCAACATCAGCAACAACGCCGGCGGCACCGAGGAATTCCAGCGGCCCTTCTTTTTGCTGCTGAACCTGGCCGTAGCCGGCAACTGGCCGGGCCAGACGGTGGACGAGAGCAAGCTCCCCGCCACCATGTATGTGGATTACGTGCGGGTGTATCAGAAAACCACCGCAGCCATCAGCAAAACCATTCAGGCGGAAAGCTACTCGGCCATGAACGGCGTGCAGCTGGAAACCACTACCGATGCCGGCGGCGGACAGAACGTGGCCTACGTGGACGCCGGAGACTGGCTGGCTTACAACAGCGTAAACTTCCCAACGTCGGGCAACTATCTTCTGGAGTACCGCGTGGCCAGTCCTTCAGGCGGCACCCTGTCGTCGGATCTGAATGCGGGTGCGGTGCAATTGGGTAACACAGCTATTCCGGCCACCGGCGGCTGGCAAAACTGGACTACGGTTTCCCGGACGGTATATGTGAATGCGGGCACGTACAACTTCGGCGTATTTGCCCAAACTGCTGGCTGGAACCTCAACTGGATCCGGATAACGCCGGCCGGCAGTGCCCGCGCCGCCACTATCATGGCTATGAACACTGGTACCACTTCAGCAGATTTGGCCGCGTACCCCAACCCCTACGTGGCGGGGCCACTGACCATCCAGCTGCCCAACCAGTCCCTAGCCACGCCTTCGCAGGTGCAGATTCTGGATGCCAAAGGCCGGACTGTCTGGCAAACCACGGCCTTCGGTGCAACGGTGCAGGTGAACAATGGCCTCCAGCTCAGCAGTGGCCTCTACCTGATTCAGATAGTAAATGCCACCGGCAAAGCCACACAGAAGCTGGTGGTACAGTAG
- a CDS encoding M28 family metallopeptidase, translating to MTTLRYLILAGSLAAAMPTLAQQGTKADPAVLAKIKDEGLNRSKVMETAFYLTDVCGPRLAGSEGLSRAHAWTKKQLADWGLTNAEVEPWGTFGRGWDIEKSYVAMTAPYYHTLIGAPKAWTPGTNGALKKQVVVVKATTEAELDKYKGQLRDKIVLLDVANPPKPSFEPDARRHSDADLKKMADFRPEPPTATPDATEMEKRMAQRRTQMALRTKMSEMVLSEGAAAILSSRGGSDGTFFTSNGAPYAADAKPVLPELEMAPEDQLRLIRLADAGIPVEIELETRTKFQTQDLKGYNVVAEIPGTDKKLKSEVVMLGGHLDSWHAATGATDNAAGCAIMMEAVRILKASGVQPRRTIRIALWGEEEQGLFGSRNYVKNHFADPATMKLLPAHEKLAAYFNLDNGAGKIRGVYAQGNEGVVPIFQDWLKPLADLGATTVTLRNTGGTDHLSFDAVGLPGFQFIQDPLDYGTRTHHTNMDTYERLPADDLKQASVLVASFVYQAAMRDQKLPRKPLPAAKPEQRM from the coding sequence TGGCCCAGCAGGGCACCAAGGCCGACCCGGCCGTGCTGGCCAAAATCAAAGACGAGGGTCTGAACCGCTCGAAGGTGATGGAAACCGCCTTCTATCTCACCGACGTCTGTGGCCCACGCCTGGCCGGCTCCGAAGGCCTTAGCCGCGCCCATGCCTGGACCAAAAAGCAGCTCGCCGACTGGGGCCTCACCAACGCTGAAGTAGAGCCCTGGGGCACCTTCGGCCGCGGTTGGGACATCGAGAAGTCGTACGTAGCCATGACGGCGCCCTACTACCACACGCTCATCGGGGCGCCCAAAGCCTGGACGCCGGGCACCAACGGCGCCCTCAAGAAGCAGGTGGTGGTGGTGAAGGCCACCACCGAAGCCGAGTTAGACAAGTACAAAGGCCAACTGCGCGATAAAATCGTACTGCTGGATGTAGCCAATCCACCCAAGCCCAGCTTCGAGCCCGATGCCCGCCGGCACTCCGACGCCGACCTGAAAAAGATGGCCGACTTCCGGCCCGAACCGCCCACCGCCACGCCCGACGCCACCGAAATGGAGAAGCGCATGGCCCAGCGCCGCACCCAAATGGCGTTGCGTACCAAGATGTCGGAGATGGTGCTAAGCGAAGGCGCCGCAGCCATCCTGAGTTCCCGCGGTGGCTCCGATGGTACGTTCTTCACCAGCAACGGCGCGCCCTACGCCGCCGATGCCAAGCCGGTGCTGCCCGAGCTGGAAATGGCGCCCGAAGACCAACTGCGCCTGATTCGGCTGGCCGATGCCGGTATTCCGGTGGAAATTGAGCTGGAAACCCGCACCAAATTCCAGACGCAGGATCTGAAAGGTTACAATGTGGTGGCCGAAATTCCGGGCACCGACAAAAAGCTGAAAAGCGAAGTGGTGATGCTCGGCGGCCACCTCGACTCCTGGCACGCCGCCACCGGCGCCACCGACAACGCCGCCGGCTGCGCCATCATGATGGAAGCCGTCCGCATTCTGAAAGCCAGCGGCGTGCAGCCGCGCCGCACCATCCGGATTGCGCTGTGGGGCGAGGAGGAGCAGGGCCTGTTCGGCTCGCGCAACTACGTTAAAAATCACTTTGCCGACCCGGCTACCATGAAGCTGCTGCCTGCCCACGAGAAGCTGGCCGCCTACTTCAACCTCGACAATGGCGCCGGTAAAATCCGCGGCGTCTACGCTCAGGGCAACGAAGGCGTGGTACCCATCTTCCAGGACTGGCTCAAGCCTTTGGCCGACCTGGGCGCCACCACCGTTACGCTGCGCAACACCGGCGGCACCGACCACCTCTCGTTCGACGCCGTAGGGTTGCCCGGCTTCCAGTTCATCCAGGACCCGCTCGACTACGGCACCCGCACCCATCACACCAACATGGACACCTACGAGCGCCTGCCCGCCGACGACCTCAAGCAGGCCTCCGTGCTGGTAGCCTCCTTCGTGTACCAGGCTGCCATGCGCGACCAGAAGCTGCCTCGCAAGCCCCTGCCCGCCGCCAAACCCGAGCAGCGGATGTAG